Within the Malus sylvestris chromosome 4, drMalSylv7.2, whole genome shotgun sequence genome, the region ATAGAACGACCCCTGGTCCCCTATCTTTGAAATTTATTAAATAAGCACGAAGATAAAGCCAGTGTGATTATTAACAACAACTCCTTTCCCTTTACATTGTTTTATTACAAATTTCCAGTATTATTGTTGTGTCTGTCTGTCTCCCTAACGGCTGCAGCAACAACGTAGCTTCCCCGTTTGAACAATGCAATTCCCGTCCCTGAATCGTCTGCCCTTGCACGCTGCAAAACACTCGGCATCTCCAAATGTGTCTGAGCAGAGATCGAAGCAATAAGGATCAAGGGGCACTGAGTGATCATCCTTTGGCACCTTCACTTCATCTGCTATAACTTCTGCAATATTATACATTCAAACACAAAACCAATTTCATctgttaattaattatctagTTTATTGTTCCTTtttttacaagaaaaaaaaatatctgtTCATAAAATGCAACTCTTTTCATAACTTTTTTCGCATGATGCTTCAGAAAAACGAAGTGAAATCCATGCGAAAATGTTGAGAaaataattagggttttgtagcatCGTTCGGAAATCTggtagagagagagtgaaaatgTACTTGAGGTTACTAAAGCAGCAGATATTGCCATGGAAGCAAGGAAAAATGTAAGGAGCTTTTGGGATTTCATCTTTGGAATCTCTAGTCCTTGAGAAACATTTCTAGATGCATGGTAGGATTGAAGAACATTGGTTTATATAGATGGAGTAAAGTGTACAAATGAGATTTCAAAGTTTTACCAACCATATTCTTCAGATGTCAACTTTTAATGAACATTCGTCTACTATGTTGACAttaattttcattaaagttaaTATATTAATGTCAATATAGTAGACGAAGTTTACATGTAACATAGATGATGTTTCCACTAATCCCTTATAGAAAGTAGATTATACTAAgttttcttctattttctctAGATATTATTTGATATTGGTATCTTTTGActcaaaaaacacaaaatttatgtCATATATCCGTGTTAGCAATGATGCAGCTACCGTTAACTTGTTTGTTCCCTTTATTGGCATTGCCGGGAATATTTTTGTTCACCACCTTCAAGTGATTGTGATACTTACCACCCTATTTATTACCATTGAATAAGtgtaaattttgatttgtatagTGAATAAACACAAATCTTAATATTTAAACTCATGTAATGGTAATAAGTAGAGTGGTAAACATTACCACCACTTAAGAATGGTGAGGAAAACGCACATGGCATTGCCACCGATCATAGCGCACGATTTCGACTTCCATGTCCAAAATTATGAATTTGCTTGTAAAGTTTGTGCTCTATGAGCAGTTTTCTAGTAGTATACACACTCATCAGCTACGACTTTGAGATATTATGAGCAAAAATTCGTTGGCTTACGTACcaattacttttttaatttgtttgttaattagtCATAAGGAGCACGATTAGTACAATAAAGTTAGTGACATGGGCGATGATGGACTTGAGTCAGAAATCTTGTTGTGGATGTTAACAAATTAGTCTTGTTTCTGACGAGAAAATGCTTTCGAATCCATATCTTTCTTGTACAcaatttaattaatatgttacaACTAAGATGATGATCTTACCCGAATTTAATTAGTAGTAATTGAATGCACGATTAAGGAACTAGATGGGTCATATTAATATTTCATTTGAAATCTATCCATACCATaagattaaaaatatttaaatcttAGTACAATGAAATATAAATTCGTTCCTGGATTTCGATTATTAGGATTATCTtcttatttgtttcaaaattaGGTCTTTATAAATACACAAATTGTAACTCGGTACGAACCAAAAATCTTAACAAGATATAACTTATTAGTTATGCAACCTTCTTGATAATTTGTCGTTTATCAAAGTTTTACAattagtttttttcttcttttctttttctttgattaatttgttaatgaaaataacttggaAAATTGAAAGTGATCCAGAAAATGGATGGATGTGGGCAAAGAAATGGtgattttgtaatttatttgaAGAAATCAAAGCTCAAACAGATTTACAAGGTGCTAAGCTTCATGTGGCCAATCCATAGGCCCTTGTTGATGTGGCATGTAGTTTATTTTTCCAAATCATTTGGTTATGTGGTGTTATTATTCTACTCAAATGATAACACTTGTAtattttctaattaatatgCCTTAGAAAAGAACATATCATTTTCGTAGTCCACTCCTGTTATAACATATGCATTGTAATATTACGTGACAATGTTCCTCTGCACACAAAGATTTCCAAAGTTTTCATCTACAACTTATACAGATGAGCAGGAAATTAGTTGGCTCGCAAATTACTTCTGTAATATAATCGTGTTCTAGATGATGGGATTCAGTAAGAATGCTTCCCTTTGTACGTACTAGAAGTTACTAAAACGGCAGATATAGCATGGCTGccaagaaagcaaaagaaattcTGGGATTTCATTTTATGATTGTAGAAAGATTGGATGCAATGTGAAAATTGAATTTGTAATCTGGATTTGACTGCAAATTAATCGCTCATTTCGACATTAACCAAACAAGTCGACAAATTGATAATCGTCATATAAGGAAGCAAATCTCATCCTAGAAAGATATATAAtcatcaaaaaataaaagatttatAATCATCAAAAGATAAACCATTTAGAAGGTGGCTTCACGTTAATTTGTTCATACGATATTATTCAAAGTTACATATTTATTGTCTTCTAAGTTCATTGTAGATATAATTGAtagaatattaaataaaattctTGGTTCTTGGTTTACCAAGCTGTTTGTAGTATTTGTGGGAAGGAGAACAAGTTTTCTACTAAAAAATGGGAGGAAAAGAAATCAATTAGTAGAAAGTATCCAGTTTTTGAGTTTCAATGACGATTTTTAAACTTTCCCCGACAAATTAGAATGTCTTGCGACGATTTTCCTATATTTAATGACCATTTTATAGTTTCCAACGCGTCGAAGACCTTTAGCAACCAAATATTCGCCGGTAACCGCATCTAAAGATGTTTTAAGCAACGAAAATAAATCCTCGCTAAAAGCCTAGACCTTTAGCCACAATAAAAATTTTGTCGCTAACCGCTACTAAATATATTTAAAGCGACGGATTAAAAATCCTCGCTAAAAGTCGGAGAAGAAAAAACGCCTTCTCCCCCGGCCGTTTAAACAATGATTGTTTGCTTCAAAACGTAACTCTACCAACATCCTCTCATCACCCTCACTCTAGTTGTTTGTGTTACAGAATTTACATGAAAATATTGTTCAAAATTACTCTCTAAGCAATTcccttgggtttttttttttatgataatCTCGTGCTAACGTGAAGCCTGCAGATCCCCAATGTTTGTAGCCTGCAAATTCACACAGCCAAAGCACCATTAAAAAGCACATTACTAAACTTAAAACTCCAAAATCACACATTTACTAAACAAGATCACTATTTTCCCTTTTTCCTACTGCCATAGACTGTCGACGACGAATACAATTGCTATTTTATGAGGTCCAATACAATCGCTACTATTTAGTTGTTCATCGGGGCCAACATTCCACTTTCCTGTATTACTGTTCTAATTGCTTACCCGACCTTCTTGCATTCTTCTACTGGACCATAAAATTCCATTCATTTAGGCAGTAGCAGTAGGAATCGGATATATGAATTATTTTCAGAACCTCCaactttaattttcaaattcaaCTTCATTGAGTTGAATAACTAAACTATTCTAACAATACGGCTGATGTTTGAACCAAACTCAATTAGCAACTACACAATCGCAgttcagaaaataaaatttaatcaaaAATAGTTTTATAGAATGTGATCAAAGAGGATTACCTTAGATTTCAACCGGGATTTTTCCATGCGATTGAAACAGTTTGAGGATCAAGCTTGTACGAATATAGCTGAACCTTGTGTTCTTTTATCCTTGACATTCTCGAGTCAATGTAAAAGCTCAACGTACAAAGTCAGTCTTGCTCCGCTGCAATTCCAGATATGCAttcatgaataaatttaaacatgcaGGGGCAACTTATGGACATCAATTGCATTTTAACATACCTTAGAGGTTCAAAAGGAAGCCAAATTACACCCCAGCAGAACCACCTTGGCAATCTGCACAAGtatcatatttatttttcaaaactattttgcACCTTAAACATACAGCGCGGTTCACAACGGGAGAGAAACTCAAGAACAAGGGATGATGAGAACAAATTGAACACAAATCGGAAAATAAAAACGCAGGTACACCCATGCTACAACACAAAAATtgaattgcatttttttttgtcacactGAATTGCATTTTATGTTCCGTCTTTGCACAAATCAAATGAATGTAGGGCCACTATCTCAGGGAATGAATGAAggatatatacacacacacatatatatagggaaatgAGGTCTTTTAATGTTTtacattaatttcgtttttaagTTTCCAAGTTGTGAATATTCTTGTACAAGACTGGTTTTGtaataaagaacaaaaaaaattaaaatacaggTTATAGAAATTAAAGGATAACTAACTCATGTTAGAATGTGTGAGTTTGAGAAGTAAACATACCTCAACATGTAATACAACCAGAAACCGTGAGTACGATGCCAGTAAAGGGTGAGTATCAAATCCATCACCGGTGATACTTTGAATCATGAAGTAATCCTATGATTGCTGATGAACATGCTACAACAGCTGGCCAATCTGTTAAGATTTAGTTACTTAATTATCTCATCTCAAAATAATGGTAAAGACGGCCATCCAAGAAGGCACATCATGCTAAGCTTACTTCCCAAGAAGACACATCATGATAAGCTTACTTCCCTCAACAGCGGACAATTATGGATAAAGTTTAAAATCCAATGATTATACAGTGAGTAATATACATATACGACACTAGTCCAAACAGGTACATCTCACATACAGACTTTCGAAAGAATCAACAAGAAGAACATATATTCTAgagttaatctcagtttactactctgaagtttcttggttttctaCATTTcatatatcaagtttttttcgtcccagtctggtaaagtcataattttagaacactttcatacatccgttaagttttccgtcACAACCTCagttaaatgatgacgtggcacccatgtggacaataactgggcaccacgtgtcaatatgagcccacgtggaaattaaaatttttaaaataaataaaaaaccaacatCTCTCAAAATTAAGAACTTTACTGatgttaagtatgaaagtgtcccaaaattaagaacTTTACTAATGATAAGTATCGGAAAGTCACCTGCAGATATAATCATCCATGAGTGCACCTCCTCCATGAAGTAAGCATGATAACGCTGTCGATCAACAACAAATTTTGAGTAaacatgtatatgtgtgtgtgtgtgtgtgtatattctTACGAAAAACATAGCCACAAAATCACATACACAAGTAGTTGCCCATCCAACTCTGTGGCGTTAAACAATCTTGTTAACGATATTAGAGCGACAACAAACCGCGAAAAAATCTTCAATCTTTACGAAAGAAAGGGAAATACGACATGCCTCAAATGTCCGAGGTTCCATAAACAACCAAAATGCACTCAACTCACAACTTATTTCTAATCCTTTCAACAATAACGAGCCCTACCGAGTGAAATTTTCCAACTTGATGTTAAAAACGGTATCGTTACTATAAGTAATTGAAAATATCACATAATTACTTGTTGTATTAAGTCACATTGTTAATGATAAATTTTACTAAATACACATCCTAATTGAAACCCAATGACTAAACCAACTGTGATCGAAAGAAGATGCCCATCGTCATGCATATAGTGCTATAAACATAGAAAAATAGGAAATTCAACAACCCAGTAAGCAGAACCCGTTAAATTTTACCAATTTATAATTTCTCAGCAGCCAaacgcatatatatatgtgtgtgtacatatatatgtatgtatacacagatagagagagagagggacctCGATTGTCCATGGGGCGAGAATCGTTGAGTGCGGGATCGTCGCAAGTAGAAAGAGAGAACTCGGCGTCTgtgaatttcttaattttctgcTCAGCTTCCTCATCgctcacactttttttttttttttttttttttctgtttggcCTTCGAGAAAGTGGAAAGGAAAAATTGGGGAATTTTCTCGCCCGAAATTGTGAGTCCTAATATTGGACGGCGGATCAAGTGGGTTTTGTTTTCTCCTGTTATGTGTGGCCGTAGGATGGGTCGAAGCGAAATTCCACACTAGGGGGAATTTGTAAAATATACTATGGATAACTAGTataaaataaacacgttaatcaataattaagaaataattcaatcatcgaTAACCATTTTATATAGTTTATAAAACCTGATCTAAAAGGTTGTAATGAACGTAACTTATATTCTACTGAAAAACAGGTGGAAAAAATTCCACTAAACCAAATGTCAAGATACTAGACAGACAGGCCAACATTCCACAATTAACCACACCGGTATTGTTCTTAACTTGTAATTACAACTTACCACATGCACAACACAACAAGTGTTAAGATTTTATCACATAAGATGTCGGTGTAATTAGAAGTGAAACCATACAGTATAAGTCGTCgttaattttgttaattttgtcaATTTTCCAATGTGAAACCTTAGTATTATGCAACGCAAAAATACACTAGAGATTAAATATGATCGCGGTCCTGCATAATTTTATTTAGTCATGTATTGTATTGAGATAGCATGAAAATTTCCTTCCCCTTAAGTTGCCAAGAAGAATACAGTGTTTCCTTGTATTTCAATGTTACTTGTAATATACGtaacttatattttactttAGAAGGGATGCATGTATCCTTGTTCAGAAATAATATATTTGTAAAATTTGCACTTAAAAGAAGGAACGGGATCCTTTTCGAATCCGAACCATCTGGATTATGTAGACCAAAATATCTTAACCGTTTATGTAAATTGTGCGACTAAGATCACTCTTCTCTTCAACTTTCTCAATTTTTCTCACGCTCCTCAACATCGTTGCCTTCTTCTCCGGCGGCATCGATGAACCAAAaccacaaagaaagaaagaagaaaaagaaaataggaGGGGTTGAAGGTTGGAGAAATATACAGTCGGAATTGGGGTGGAAGTGGAGGTGGTGGTGAGTGATGGTAGGGACGTCCGCATGTGAAAAAACCTAACAAATAATTATGAGAAAACCTAACAAATAGTTATGAATATTGTGACATGACATAGACAAGCCGATGAAAAGCCTTTCAAGTGAGCTAGGTGAGCTCAAGTGGGAGAAGAAGGGTGATGTAACAAATTAGAAGTAGAATAAGTTCAaagttcgattttttttttttttaagtccgGTGCATATTTAACAAGTCAATTAGCTTAACTCACGTTTATTCCATACTTTATACATCCAAAATGAAAATGTCATTCTGGGGTTTGGGCTACAATTTGATATCCAAGTAAAGCCCAATTTGATGGAAAAAAAGGATTCTTTTGTTG harbors:
- the LOC126618386 gene encoding putative defensin-like protein 72 gives rise to the protein MKSQKLLTFFLASMAISAALVTSKVIADEVKVPKDDHSVPLDPYCFDLCSDTFGDAECFAACKGRRFRDGNCIVQTGKLRCCCSR